The sequence AACGTAGGCAGAGCCAGCGGATTTACAGTCCGCCCCCATTAACCACTCGGGCACCGACCCGAACCACACCCGAAGAACTTACCAGCCGACCTTCTCCATGCAGCTGCTCGCTCTCCACGGTCCCAATCTCAACCTGCTGGGCACCCGTGAGCCGGGTGTTTATGGCAGTAGGACCCTTGATCAGGTCAACGCTGAGCTGGAGAGTCGCGCCCAGGCCCTGGGGGCGGCGATCAGCTGCTTTCAGAGCAACCATGAAGGCGCCCTGGTGGATCGCATCCACGAGGGCCGAGGCAGCGTGGATGGCATTTTGATCAATGCCGGCGCTTACACCCACAGCTCAATTGCCCTGCGCGATGCCCTGCTGGGGGTGGCGATTCCCTTCGTGGAATTGCACTTGAGCAACACCCACGCCCGCGAGCCATTTCGGCACCATTCCACCCTGGCCGATAAGGCCCTGGGCGTGATCTGTGGCTTTGGGCCGCTCAGCTACACCCTGGCCCTGGAGGGGCTGGTGGCCCACCTGCGAGCCCAGCCTTGATGGCCCGGGTTAAGTGGCTGACGGCTCCCACCAGCCCCGCCTGGCTGGAGCAGGCGATTGCCCAGCCAGAGCTGCTGTTGATTGACCACGCCCACTGCGAGCGCAAGGCTGCCGGCGTAGCCCTGCAGTTGATGTTCCGTTACCCAAGCGAGGTTGGCTTGGCGGCCGCCCTTAGCCCTCTGGCACGGGAGGAGTTGGAGCATTTCGAGCAGGTGCTGCAACTGCTGCAACGGCGCGGCGCAGCCCTGCGCCCCCTGCCGGCCCCGGCCTACGGCTCGGCACTCACGGCTCAGGTGCGCAAGGGCGAACCCCAGCGCATGCTCGATTCCTTTTTGGTGGCTGGCTTGATTGAGGCCCGTAGCCATGAGCGCATGGCCCTGCTGGCGGCCCATAGCCCCGATGCCGAGCTGCGAGAGCTGTATGGAGAGCTGCTGGCCAGCGAAGCGCGCCATTTCGGCCTCTACTGGCTGCTCTGCGAAGAGCGCTTCGGCCGTGAGGCCACGGTGGAGCGGCTGCAGGAGCTGGCGACGGCGGAAGTCGCTGCCCTTACAGGCGATCTCGCCGGCGCAGACCAGGTGCGGATGCACTCGGTGGGGGTTGATTTGGTGAGCTGACTTCGGCGGACAGCACCGCCCACCTGACCTACAAAAGGTTGATGAGCCATCCAGCGGTGGGCCGCCAGCGGCTGCCTCGCCACATCCAGCATGAACATCGAGATGGCAATCCAGCCGCCTTTCGCTGGAGTGTGTTGCTCAACAGCGGCCTCTCGGCTTTGCAGCTGGCCATTGGCATCGGCTTTGGCTCTTTGGCCCTGATCGGTGATGCCCTACACAACCTCGGCGATGTGGCGGGGTTGCTGCTGGGCTGGGGGGCTGAGCGCCTCAGCGCCCTGCCCGCCAGCAGGCAATTCACCTACGGATTTGGCCGCAGCACCCAGCTGGCTTCGATGATCAACGCGGCCTTGATCTTGATGGCATCCGCCGTTGTGATCGTGGAGGGCGTGCAAAGACTGGCCAAGCCGGTGGAGCTAACCCCTGGCCCGGTGGCGGTGGCGGCCCTGTTGGGCATTGCGGTGAACCTGGGCTCGGCTGGTTTGTTTGGCCACAACCACAGCCACGATCTCAACCGCCGAGCTGCGGTGGTTCACCTGCTCACCGATGCGGCGGTGAGTGCAGCGGTGCTGGTTAGCGCCCTATTGATTCAGTTCACCGGCATCCACTGGCTTGATCCCTTCACCGGTATTGGCGTGGGCTTGGCCGTGGCCTGGACCGGCTGGAGCCTGCTGCGTCAGTCGGTGCTGGTGAGCCTTGACGGGATCCCGCCAGGCATCGATCGAGATGCTGTGGAACGCACCTTGGCCGAGCTGCCAGGGGTGGCGGCGGTGCATCACATACATATTTGGGGCATGAGCACCTCCCAGACGGCTCTGACGGCGCACCTCCTGCGCGATCCCCAGCAGGTAGACGACATGTCCCTACTGCATAGAGCAAAAGCTGAGTTGGCCCAGCTGGGCATCGACCATTCGACCCTGCAGCTTGAGCCTCTGCAGCTAGAGCCTGACCATCTTCATTAAGTCAGGAGCTTTAGCTCAGCTGTCTTTGAATCGATCGCGGATGGTGTTGATCTCAGGGAGATGGCACTTCAAGGCCTGAACGCAATCGCCATCGATCTTGCCCCTTTCAACTAAGCGCTCCAGCTCACCAATGGCCGCCTCCACAGACCAGGGCTCTTTATAAGGCCGGTGACTTGTGAGGGCGTCGAGAATGTCGGCGACGGCGATGATCCTGGCCTCTAGGGCGATCTCAGCGCCTTTAAGCCCATTGGGGTAGCCGCTGCCATCGAGACACTCGTGGTGCCCGGCCACCACGTTGCGCATCACCTGGGAGTCGGGCAGGGTGTCAAGTCCGAATTCGCCGATCATGCGCTCTAGCACGTCAATACCCTTTTGAACGTGGGTATTCATCAGGGCTCGCTCTTCGGGGTTTAGACCGCCGGACTTGAGCAGAATGCTGTCAGGAATGCCGATTTTGCCAATGTCATGCAATGGTGCAAATAAATAAAGGTGCTCTATGTATTCATCGCTTAAGTCGTGGTGAGGGGCTAGCTCCCTGGCGATTAGGCGGGAGTAATGAGCCATGCGCTCAAGATGATTGCCGGTTTCAAAGTCGCGGAGGTTGGCAAATTCGCGAGCAACTTGAGCTGATGTGGTAATCGAGCGAACTAAATTTAATTCGTTTGAGATTGTTAGGCTGATCAGGGTATTATAAACCTCAAGGCTGCGTTGAATCTTTTTGCTGAAAGCAGCTGGCTTCAATGAGTCGTAGAAAAGGAAGCCGATAAACTCCTGCCTCTCGTATAGGGGCACGGTGAAGGAGGAGCGGTAGCCCTCGTTTAGGAGCCATTGGGAGTGAGGATGGGTAGGACTTACGACATCGGCGATTTCATCCAAAATCCGAATGCTACGGCTAGCTGCTAAGGCGCTGAGGGAGGCACTTTCGGCAAGGCGAAACTCATATCCTTTGATGGCTTCGCCCTTGCGAGTGCTGTGCACAAAGGTTTTGAGCATGTCATCGCTGGGTTCGTATAGAGCGCAGGCGATGCGGTCTACATCAGGAACCTGCTCCAGTAATTGCTCGTGCAGCTGGCGCAGTCTGAAATTGAGGTCATCTCCAACTTGACGGATCAGGCTGGCAGCTTCCTTATTCCTCTCGGGCTCAGGAGGGGAGAGATGGCTGGGCGGAAATGTCATTTGGAAAGAAAATCCATAACTTCTTTTTCGCTCCAAACCAAACTCTAAGTGGCTAACTCGTCGAGGCGGGGGTATTGGTCGGCGATTTGATCGCCGGTAAATTCGGCCACCCAGCCTGTGGGGTTGTCGAAGAAGCGCAGGGCGCAGAAATGGGGTTCGGGACCCATGTCAAACCAGTGCTTCGTGCCAGCCGGCACGGAAATCCAGTCGCCCGCTTCACAGAGCAGCTGCAGCACCGCATCGCCGATGTGCAGGCAGAAAAGGCCGCGGCCCTCTATGAAAAAGCGCACCTCGTCTTCGCTGTGGGTGTGCTCGGCCAGAAACTTCTGGCGCAGGGCTTGGCGGTCGGGATGGTTTGGTGTGAGGCGAATCGCATCCACCGTGGGGTATGAACCGCCGGCCTGCACCCGCGCGATTTCGGTGGCGTAGACAGCCAGGATTTCGGCCGGATCGGCATCCGGGGCCAAGCCGCCCTCGACGTGCCAGCGCTCAAAGCCAATGCCCATTGCCGCCAGGGTGGCGGCGATTGCGGCCGGATCACTACTGCTGAGGTTTGGTGCGGCTGTTGCGGCTGGGCCGGTGCCAAATACCTGCAGAAGAGTCATCGGGCCAGATCACGGTCTTTTCCCAGCTTAGAAAGGCTGCAGCAGCAGGCCCGTTGTGTTTTCGGCAGAATCTCCGGGAGTCTTGGCGCCGGTGGCAGGCCTCACCCTGGTAGGGGTTGGCCCCGGTGATCCTCAACTGCTCACCGTGGCGGCGGTGCGGGCCATTGGGGCCGCGGCGGTGGTCGCCTACCCGGTGGCCCGGCTCGAGGCGGAGGGAATGGCGGCCCAGATCGCCGCCCCCTGGATTAGCCCCGAGCAACGGCGCCTACCGCTGCTGTTTCCGATGGTGAGCGAGGCGGATCCGCGCCGCCAGGCCTGGCATGCCGCAGCTGCTGCCCTGGCCGCAGAAGTGGCTGCTGGCCAGGCTGTGGTGCTGCTGTGCGAGGGAGACGCCTCCCTCTATGCCAGCGCCTCCTACGCCCTGTTGGCCCTGGCGGAGCGCCATCCCAGCTGTCCGGTGGCGGTGATCCCCGGCATCACGGCGGTGGCCGCGGCCGCGGCGGCCGCCTCCTCCCAGGGGTTGCCCTGGCCCCTAGCCCTGCAGCAGGAGGCCCTGCTGATCCGCCCCACCCCGGAAACCTCCAGGGAACTGGAGGCCCTGCTGGAGCACGCTGCCGGGGAGGGCACGGTCTTGGCCCTGCTGAAGCTCGGGCACCGTTGGGCCTGGGTGCGACCCCTGCTGGAGGCCCGGGGGCTGCTGGCCGGCAGCCTGTTTGCCCAGCGCGTGGGCTGGCCCGACCAGCTGCTGGCGGCGGCGGCCGCGGTGCCCGCCGAGGAGCAGCCCTACTTTTCGCTGCTGTTGATCCGTCAGGGCTGGCCGGACGTGTTGCCCTGATGCTGTAGACGGGCCACGCCGTTCTGACCAGACTCAACCTGATCGCCCACGGCAGCATGACCCCGATCGACTGGTTGGCCCTGGTGCATCCGGTGCTGATCATCCTGTTCGTCTACCCGGTGGTGGGGGCGACGATCCGGCTTGGATTGCTGGCGCGGGAGCGGCGGCTTGGCCAGAGCAAGCAGCCGGTGGCCGTGCCGAAGGAACATGCCGACCATGGGCGTTGGCTGACGGCCGGCGTGGTGGTTGCGGTGTTGATCGCGCTGCTGTTTTCGTTTCTCAACCGCTGGTTCGATCCGGCTGCCGCCTTCCCTGGAGGCGCGGGGCGGCTAGTGCTGTTGTTGCTGGTGGCCCTGGGTTGCGTGCTTGCCCTCCTGGCCCTGTGGCACGTGCGTCTCCCGGCCCTGAGGGCCACCTTTGCCCTGTTGCTCTGGGCGGGTCTGTTGGGCCTGGGCAGCCAACCGGAGATCTGGCGCGTCAGTGACAACCCCTTCAGCGCAGGGTTTTGGGGGTCCCATTACTGGAGTGGCTCCCTCCTCGTCGGTCTGCTGTTGTTCGCGATGGCGGCCCGTCCGGAGATCCAGCGCTCACCCCGCATGCGGCGGTTGCATGTGAGCGCCAATGTGCTGGTGGCAGTGTTGCTGGCGGTGCAAGGCATCACCGGCAGCCGCGACCTGCTGGAGATCCCCCTCAGCTGGCAGAAACCGGCGATCTATGCCTGCGACTTCACGGCCCGCCGCTGTCCCCAGGGTCAGGCGCAGGGTCTGGATGGAGGGCCTGGTTCACCAGGCTTCGCCGTCCCGCTTGCGGTGGTGGGGGCGGCCAGGGCAGTTGGCTGAGCACTGCCAGCAGGGCCAGCCATTCCGGCGGAGCCTGCCGATCGGGCCAGGCCCCCGCCCTGCTGAACAACCAGCGGCGCAGGGCGAGCAGACCTTGGGAATCGCTTGGATCCCAGTCCACGCTCAGTGGCGGGCCGATCGGCCTGGTCAGCGATGACAGCGGAGCTTCCGCCAGAGGCTTCAGGGCCAGGGCCGGAACGCCGCTGGCACCCCCGGCGGCACTTGCGAACACAAGTCGCCAACCCGCTCCCCCTGGCCAGGGCTTCGGACACTCCAGATCGGCGCCACGCTCACTGATGGCCGTCAGCTGGGCGTGGCGACGCTGGCCCGTGGGCCCGAGCAGCTGAACGTCGAGGCGCAGGCCCAGCCAGGGGGTGGGATCGGGGCAGGGCCGATCCCAGCAGACCCGCAGGGCCACCAGCAGGCCCAGCAGATTCAATCCCGCCCAGGCCAGCCCCAGGCTCTGGCCAGGGCTGATCGGGCCGGCCAGCACGGCCCGGATCAAGGCTCCGAGGTTCAGTCCATTGAGCAGCAGGAGGGCGAGCAGGGGCAGGCCCAGCACGGGGGCGATGCCGCCGCGCTCGCGCACCCGGTGTTTGGGGGTGATGCGGAAGGGTTGCACTCGGCCCCAGAGGCTGAGCAGCACCGTGGTGGCGAGGGGCACCGTCAGGGCCCAGCCGGGCAATTCGGCCAGCAGGGCATGGCGGCTGCCGCGGTTGAGCCAACCCACACTCAGCAACAGGGCCAGCCAGAGGGGGAGGAGGCGCTCCACAAGGGCCTCCGCGGTGACATGCACGGGCAGTACCCCCAGCAGGCCGAGGCTGAGGGGCATCAGCAGCAGCACCAGCCGGGGCACGGTGTTGAACCAGTGCAGTCCGCCTTCGAGGAAGGCCAGGCGTTGATGCCATTGCAATCCGGCCACCCGCAGGGGCCCTTGCGGGAGCCGCAGGGCCTGAAGGGTTCCGGCGGCCCAGCGCTGCCGTTGCCGCACGAAATCGTGCATGCTCTCGGCGGCCAGGCCGGCACTGAGCTTTTCGCTCAGGTACTTCAGTTGCCAGCCTTGGCCCATCAAGGCAACGCCGGTGACGAAGTCTTCTGAGATGGCGGCCTCCACGAACCCTCCCACCGATGCGAGGGCTGCCCTGCGGACCACAAACGAGGTGCCGGCGCACACCACCGCGTCCCAGGCGCTGCGCACGGGCTCAATCCAGCGGTAGAAGCTCTCTTCGTCGGGCAGCAACCAGCGTTCCAGCCCCAGGTTGCGCATCACCGGATCGGCGTTGAAGAAACACTGGGGGGTTTGTACCAGGCCCACAGCCGGGTCGAGCAGCAGCCCGATGGTGCGGTTGAGGAAATGCTGCTGGGGCACGAAGTCGGCATCGAACACCGCCACGAGGTCACCGGCGCCCAGGGCCAGGCCGGCGTTGAGATTGCCGGCTTTGGCATGCAGCCGCTGGGGCCGGTGGTGGTAGCGGCAGCCATGGGCCGCGGCGAGCGCTGCCACTTCTGGCCGCCCTGCGTCATCGAGGACCCACACCGTGCGCTGCGGATAAGAAAGGCTGCCGCAACCCACCAGGCAGCGCTCCAGCACGGGTAAGGGTTCACCGCAGGTGGGAATCAGCACATCCACCCAGGGCCGCCAGTCGCTGGCCTGCCAGCGGGCCTGGGCGGCATCGGCCTCGGCGCGGCCATCGCTGAAGCGGCGCCAGGCCAGCAGCAGCGGCAGCAGGCCGCTGAGCAGCAACCAGCCCTCCGCCAGCAGTAGCAGCACACTCAGGCTGGCCGCCAAGGGGCTGTTGAGGTTGAGGCTGGCCGTCACCCGCCAGTGCAGATAGCGCAGGCTGAACAGGGCCAGCAGCACCAGCAGGCTGCGGCGCATCCACAGGGGCCGGCTCGCTTCCGGGCGACGGCTGAGCCACAGGGGCCAGAGCAGCAGCAGCCAGGGGAGCCAGAGCTCCGCAGTCATTCCAGGCCCGCTGCAGCGTTCTCAAGCAACGCTAGGGCGGTTTCCGGCGTGGGGGCCAGCATCAGGGCATGGCGCAACTGTGGTGCGCCTGGGAAGCCGTTGCAGGTCCAGCCCATGTGCTTGCGAGCGATCAGCAGGCCGTGGTCGCCCTTGGCCGCCACCAGGGCCTGCAGCTGCTCCGCCGCCAGGGCGAGGCGCTCGAGGGCGCCGGGGGTGGCTGGGATCGGCCGGCCGCTGAGGGCCGCATCGAGCTGGCCCACCAGCCAGGGGGCGCCCATGGTGCCGCGGCCCACCATCACCCCATCGGCGCCCGTTTGCTCCAGGCAGCGCACCGCATCCTCGGGGCTGTTGATGTCGCCATTGGCGATCACCGGGATCGTCAGCGCCGCCTTCACCGCAGCGATCGCGGCCCAGTCGGCCTGACCCTTGAAGCCCTGTTCGCGGCTGCGGCCGTGCAAGGTGAGCAGCTGGGCACCTGCATTTTCGAGCCGCTGGCACCAGCTCACCGCATCGCTGCCATCGCACCAGCCCAGCCGCGTTTTCACCGTCACCGGGAGAGCTACGGCCGCGGCCACACTTGCCACCAGGCGGGCCGCCAGCTCGGGATCGCGGATTAGGCCGCTACCGCCGCCTTTCTTGGCGATCTTCTTCACCGGGCAGCCCATATTGATGTCGATCAGAAAGGCGCCGGCGGCCTCGGCCCGCTTGGCCGCCTCGGCCATGGCGGCGGGCCGGTAATCAAACAGCTGCACACCGATCGGGCCGCTTTCCTCAGCCAGCTCCTCCACCTTCTGCAGCCCGAAGCCCAGCTCCAGGCTGGTGGCGTTCACCATCTCGGTAAACAGCAGGGCGTCGGGGGCCCAGCGCCGCACCAGGCCGCGAAAAATCCGATCGCTCACCCCCGCGAGAGGCGACTGCAGCACCCGGCAGCGCAGAGCGCGGGATGTGCCGTTGCCAGAGAGCTGCAGGGGAGAAGCTGTGATCGGTGAAGCAGTGATCATGGTGATCCGATTGTGATGCTTCAGGCCGATGGCTTCCGCTCAGGCCGCCCCCGCTGCCGTGCCCTACCCCTTGAGCCGAGAGTTGCTGGAGGCGGTGCTGGCCGACCGCACCAGCGATCGCTTCGTGTGTGAGCTGATCTGGCCGCGCCTGGGATATGAGCTGAATGGCTCCGGCACTTGGAGCGCCGGCCCGGCTACCAGCGCTGGCTGGCGGGAGTCCTTCCCCCTTGAACCCCAGTTCATCGCCGAGCGGCCGCCGGCCGTGGCGCTCACCCGCTCGATCGCCAAGGAGCACAAGCAGCTGCTCAAGCAGCAGCTGGGTTTTGCGGGCTACACGATCGGCGAGCTCTACCCGCGCCGCACCCGCCGCGCCACCGCCGTGAACTGGCTGCTGGCCCACCTGGCGGAGCGTGATGAAGCCCTGCCGGAGAGCGGGCCGCTGCCGCAGCTGTTGGCGGCGCCGGCTGATCCGGTGCTGGGGCATGCAGGCGACCTGCCCATCACCTGATGGCTGAGGTTTAGGTCTCTCTGTAGGGTCAATACAGGACAGACGTAGGAATACCTCCATTGGCCTTACCGGTCGTTGCCATTATTGGCCGCCCCAACGTGGGCAAATCCACCCTGGTGAACCGGCTCTGCCGCAGCCGCGAAGCGATCGTGCACGACACGCCCGGCGTGACGCGGGATCGCACCTATCAAGAGGGCTACTGGGCCGATCGCACCTTCCGGGTGGTCGACACCGGCGGCTTGGTGTTTGACGACGACAGCGAGTTTCTGCCGGAGATTCGCGAGCAGGCAAACCTGGCCCTGGCCGAGGCGGCCGTGGCCCTGGTTGTTGTTGATGGTCAGCTGGGTTGCACCGCCGCCGACCAGTCGATTGCCGAGTGGCTGCGGGGCCAGGGGGTTCCCACCATGCTCGCAGTGAATAAGTGCGAGTCGCCCGATGCGGGCCTGGCCATGGCGGCCGAGTTTTGGGGCCTGGGCCTGGGCGAGCCCTTCCCGATTTCGGCGATTCACGGTGCCGGCACCGGCGACCTGCTCGACAAGGTGGTGAGTTACTTGCCCCCCACCGAAGAAGACGAGGGCGAAGAGCCGATTCAGCTGGCGATCATCGGCCGGCCCAATGTGGGCAAATCCAGCCTGCTCAATGCGGTGTGCGGTGAAAACCGGGCGATCGTCAGCCCGATTCGGGGCACCACCCGCGACACGATCGACACCACGATCGAGCGGGAGGGCAAAACCTGGAAGCTGCTCGATACGGCCGGCATCCGCCGCCGCCGTTCGGTGAGCTACGGCCCCGAATACTTCGGCATCAGCCGCAGCTTCAAGGCGATCGAGCGCTCCGATGTGTGCGTGCTGGTGATTGACGCCCTCGATGGCGTCACCGAGCAAGACCAGCGCCTGGCTGGCCGCATCGAAGAGGACGGCCGAGCCTGCGTGGTGGTGGTGAATAAGTGGGATGCCATTGAAAAAGACAGCCACACCATGCCGGCGATGGAGAAGGAGCTCCGCGCCAAGCTCTATTTCCTCGACTGGGCGCCGATGCTGTTCACCTCTGCCCTCAGCGGCCAGCGGGTGCAGGCGATCTTCCCCCTGGCCCTGCTGGCGGTGGAGCAGCACCGCCGCCGCGTCACCACTTCGGTGGTGAATGAGGTGCTCACCGAAGCGCTCAGCTGGCGCACGCCGCCCACCAGCCGTGGTGGCCGCCAGGGCCGCCTCTACTACGGCACCCAGGTGGCGGTGCGGCCCCCCAGCTTCACGTTGTTTGTCAATGAGCCGAGGCTCTTTGGTGAAACCTATCGCCGCTATGTGGAGCGTCAGATCCGTGAGGGCCTGGGCTTTGAGGGCACGCCGATCAAGCTGTTCTGGCGCGGTAAGCAGCAGCGCGATGCTGAGAAGGAGCTGGCCCGCAGCCAGACTCGTGGGCGCTAGGGCCTGCGCTTAGGTGGATTTTTTACGCCAGATCCCCATCGGCCAATTTGCCGCCCCGGATCCGGCGGAGGCGGCCACGGGTGGCAGCTGGTTGCGCCGGCTTGATCCGCGCCTGAAGTTGGCCTGGAGTCTGATTTTTTTAGTAACGCCGATCCTGGCAGGACCGCTCTGGCGTCTCAGCCTGGTGGGCTTGTTGCTGCTGATTACCGCCGCTAGCGGGCTCAGCTGGCGGCTATGGCGCCGCAGCGTGCCGCTGCTACTGGCCCTGGCCCTATTGGTGGGTGCCCTAGCGGCCCTGCTGCCGGCGGGCACGGCGGCACCCGCAGCCCTGCAGCGGCCGCCGGCGGAGTTGCGGCTCCAGCCCGGCCCCCCTGGTAGCCCGCCGCCAGAGCGAGCCGGCACCCCCTGGGTGCTGCTGCGCGCTGGCCCCCTACTGGTGACCCGACGTTCAGCTGAGCTGGGCCTCAACGGCGCCACGCTGCTATTCACCCTGGTGCACAGCGCCAACCTGCTGCTGCTAAGCACCTCCCCCGAACAGTTGGTGTGGGCGATCAGCTGGCTGCTGGCGCCCTTGGCCCGGCTGGGCCTGCCGGTGGAGCGGCTTGGCTTCACCCTGCTACTGGCCCTGCGCTTCCTGCCCCTGGTGCAGGAGGAGTTGCAAAACCTGTTGCGATCTATTGCAACCCGCGCCGTGAATTTCAAGCAGCTGGGCTGGAAGGGGGGCTTGGCTTTGGTGCTGGCCCTGGGAGAGCGGCTGCTGGCCAATGTGTTGCTGCGCGCCGAGCAGGGAGCTGAGGCGCTGCTGGCCCGCGGCGGGGTCTGGCTGCCGCCCGACCAGCTGCTGCGACCAGCAGTTGCG is a genomic window of Cyanobium sp. Tous-M-B4 containing:
- a CDS encoding CbiQ family ECF transporter T component, yielding MDFLRQIPIGQFAAPDPAEAATGGSWLRRLDPRLKLAWSLIFLVTPILAGPLWRLSLVGLLLLITAASGLSWRLWRRSVPLLLALALLVGALAALLPAGTAAPAALQRPPAELRLQPGPPGSPPPERAGTPWVLLRAGPLLVTRRSAELGLNGATLLFTLVHSANLLLLSTSPEQLVWAISWLLAPLARLGLPVERLGFTLLLALRFLPLVQEELQNLLRSIATRAVNFKQLGWKGGLALVLALGERLLANVLLRAEQGAEALLARGGVWLPPDQLLRPAVAGRGLGLLNATAAGLLLLMLLLRWKVGDL
- a CDS encoding cation diffusion facilitator family transporter; the encoded protein is MSHPAVGRQRLPRHIQHEHRDGNPAAFRWSVLLNSGLSALQLAIGIGFGSLALIGDALHNLGDVAGLLLGWGAERLSALPASRQFTYGFGRSTQLASMINAALILMASAVVIVEGVQRLAKPVELTPGPVAVAALLGIAVNLGSAGLFGHNHSHDLNRRAAVVHLLTDAAVSAAVLVSALLIQFTGIHWLDPFTGIGVGLAVAWTGWSLLRQSVLVSLDGIPPGIDRDAVERTLAELPGVAAVHHIHIWGMSTSQTALTAHLLRDPQQVDDMSLLHRAKAELAQLGIDHSTLQLEPLQLEPDHLH
- the cobI gene encoding precorrin-2 C(20)-methyltransferase, translated to MAPVAGLTLVGVGPGDPQLLTVAAVRAIGAAAVVAYPVARLEAEGMAAQIAAPWISPEQRRLPLLFPMVSEADPRRQAWHAAAAALAAEVAAGQAVVLLCEGDASLYASASYALLALAERHPSCPVAVIPGITAVAAAAAAASSQGLPWPLALQQEALLIRPTPETSRELEALLEHAAGEGTVLALLKLGHRWAWVRPLLEARGLLAGSLFAQRVGWPDQLLAAAAAVPAEEQPYFSLLLIRQGWPDVLP
- the dusB gene encoding tRNA dihydrouridine synthase DusB; this encodes MITASPITASPLQLSGNGTSRALRCRVLQSPLAGVSDRIFRGLVRRWAPDALLFTEMVNATSLELGFGLQKVEELAEESGPIGVQLFDYRPAAMAEAAKRAEAAGAFLIDINMGCPVKKIAKKGGGSGLIRDPELAARLVASVAAAVALPVTVKTRLGWCDGSDAVSWCQRLENAGAQLLTLHGRSREQGFKGQADWAAIAAVKAALTIPVIANGDINSPEDAVRCLEQTGADGVMVGRGTMGAPWLVGQLDAALSGRPIPATPGALERLALAAEQLQALVAAKGDHGLLIARKHMGWTCNGFPGAPQLRHALMLAPTPETALALLENAAAGLE
- a CDS encoding glycosyltransferase, which produces MTAELWLPWLLLLWPLWLSRRPEASRPLWMRRSLLVLLALFSLRYLHWRVTASLNLNSPLAASLSVLLLLAEGWLLLSGLLPLLLAWRRFSDGRAEADAAQARWQASDWRPWVDVLIPTCGEPLPVLERCLVGCGSLSYPQRTVWVLDDAGRPEVAALAAAHGCRYHHRPQRLHAKAGNLNAGLALGAGDLVAVFDADFVPQQHFLNRTIGLLLDPAVGLVQTPQCFFNADPVMRNLGLERWLLPDEESFYRWIEPVRSAWDAVVCAGTSFVVRRAALASVGGFVEAAISEDFVTGVALMGQGWQLKYLSEKLSAGLAAESMHDFVRQRQRWAAGTLQALRLPQGPLRVAGLQWHQRLAFLEGGLHWFNTVPRLVLLLMPLSLGLLGVLPVHVTAEALVERLLPLWLALLLSVGWLNRGSRHALLAELPGWALTVPLATTVLLSLWGRVQPFRITPKHRVRERGGIAPVLGLPLLALLLLNGLNLGALIRAVLAGPISPGQSLGLAWAGLNLLGLLVALRVCWDRPCPDPTPWLGLRLDVQLLGPTGQRRHAQLTAISERGADLECPKPWPGGAGWRLVFASAAGGASGVPALALKPLAEAPLSSLTRPIGPPLSVDWDPSDSQGLLALRRWLFSRAGAWPDRQAPPEWLALLAVLSQLPWPPPPPQAGRRSLVNQALHPDPAPDPGDSGGP
- a CDS encoding DUF4079 domain-containing protein, with translation MTPIDWLALVHPVLIILFVYPVVGATIRLGLLARERRLGQSKQPVAVPKEHADHGRWLTAGVVVAVLIALLFSFLNRWFDPAAAFPGGAGRLVLLLLVALGCVLALLALWHVRLPALRATFALLLWAGLLGLGSQPEIWRVSDNPFSAGFWGSHYWSGSLLVGLLLFAMAARPEIQRSPRMRRLHVSANVLVAVLLAVQGITGSRDLLEIPLSWQKPAIYACDFTARRCPQGQAQGLDGGPGSPGFAVPLAVVGAARAVG
- a CDS encoding tRNA-(ms[2]io[6]A)-hydroxylase; its protein translation is MARVKWLTAPTSPAWLEQAIAQPELLLIDHAHCERKAAGVALQLMFRYPSEVGLAAALSPLAREELEHFEQVLQLLQRRGAALRPLPAPAYGSALTAQVRKGEPQRMLDSFLVAGLIEARSHERMALLAAHSPDAELRELYGELLASEARHFGLYWLLCEERFGREATVERLQELATAEVAALTGDLAGADQVRMHSVGVDLVS
- the aroQ gene encoding type II 3-dehydroquinate dehydratase, whose translation is MQLLALHGPNLNLLGTREPGVYGSRTLDQVNAELESRAQALGAAISCFQSNHEGALVDRIHEGRGSVDGILINAGAYTHSSIALRDALLGVAIPFVELHLSNTHAREPFRHHSTLADKALGVICGFGPLSYTLALEGLVAHLRAQP
- the der gene encoding ribosome biogenesis GTPase Der, translated to MALPVVAIIGRPNVGKSTLVNRLCRSREAIVHDTPGVTRDRTYQEGYWADRTFRVVDTGGLVFDDDSEFLPEIREQANLALAEAAVALVVVDGQLGCTAADQSIAEWLRGQGVPTMLAVNKCESPDAGLAMAAEFWGLGLGEPFPISAIHGAGTGDLLDKVVSYLPPTEEDEGEEPIQLAIIGRPNVGKSSLLNAVCGENRAIVSPIRGTTRDTIDTTIEREGKTWKLLDTAGIRRRRSVSYGPEYFGISRSFKAIERSDVCVLVIDALDGVTEQDQRLAGRIEEDGRACVVVVNKWDAIEKDSHTMPAMEKELRAKLYFLDWAPMLFTSALSGQRVQAIFPLALLAVEQHRRRVTTSVVNEVLTEALSWRTPPTSRGGRQGRLYYGTQVAVRPPSFTLFVNEPRLFGETYRRYVERQIREGLGFEGTPIKLFWRGKQQRDAEKELARSQTRGR
- a CDS encoding DUF1823 family protein; translated protein: MASAQAAPAAVPYPLSRELLEAVLADRTSDRFVCELIWPRLGYELNGSGTWSAGPATSAGWRESFPLEPQFIAERPPAVALTRSIAKEHKQLLKQQLGFAGYTIGELYPRRTRRATAVNWLLAHLAERDEALPESGPLPQLLAAPADPVLGHAGDLPIT
- a CDS encoding HD-GYP domain-containing protein; translation: MTFPPSHLSPPEPERNKEAASLIRQVGDDLNFRLRQLHEQLLEQVPDVDRIACALYEPSDDMLKTFVHSTRKGEAIKGYEFRLAESASLSALAASRSIRILDEIADVVSPTHPHSQWLLNEGYRSSFTVPLYERQEFIGFLFYDSLKPAAFSKKIQRSLEVYNTLISLTISNELNLVRSITTSAQVAREFANLRDFETGNHLERMAHYSRLIARELAPHHDLSDEYIEHLYLFAPLHDIGKIGIPDSILLKSGGLNPEERALMNTHVQKGIDVLERMIGEFGLDTLPDSQVMRNVVAGHHECLDGSGYPNGLKGAEIALEARIIAVADILDALTSHRPYKEPWSVEAAIGELERLVERGKIDGDCVQALKCHLPEINTIRDRFKDS
- a CDS encoding acireductone dioxygenase translates to MTLLQVFGTGPAATAAPNLSSSDPAAIAATLAAMGIGFERWHVEGGLAPDADPAEILAVYATEIARVQAGGSYPTVDAIRLTPNHPDRQALRQKFLAEHTHSEDEVRFFIEGRGLFCLHIGDAVLQLLCEAGDWISVPAGTKHWFDMGPEPHFCALRFFDNPTGWVAEFTGDQIADQYPRLDELAT